In one window of Chryseobacterium phocaeense DNA:
- the gap gene encoding type I glyceraldehyde-3-phosphate dehydrogenase, which yields MSTIKVGINGFGRIGRLVFRAMTERDNIEVVGINDLINAEYMAYMLKYDSVHGIFPGEVSVEGNDLVVNGKRIRVTAERDPNNLKWNEVGADYVVESTGLFLDKESAAAHLNAGAKKVILSAPSKDDTPMFVMGVNHKELTDDIKILSNASCTTNCLAPLAKVIHDNFGIVEGLMTTVHATTATQKTVDGPSMKDWRGGRAALNNIIPSSTGAAKAVGKVIPSLNGKLTGMSFRVPTVDVSVVDLTVRIEKAASYEEICSVIKAASEGELKGILGYTEDAVVSQDFVGDKRTSIFDKDAGIMLSPNFVKLVSWYDNEMGYSNKLVDMLVHAASL from the coding sequence ATGTCAACAATCAAAGTAGGTATCAACGGTTTTGGTAGAATTGGACGTCTTGTTTTCAGAGCAATGACTGAAAGAGATAACATTGAAGTAGTAGGAATCAATGACCTAATCAACGCAGAATACATGGCTTACATGTTAAAATATGATTCTGTACACGGTATTTTCCCGGGAGAAGTTTCTGTAGAAGGTAACGACCTTGTGGTCAACGGAAAAAGAATCAGAGTAACTGCCGAGAGAGACCCGAACAACCTAAAGTGGAACGAAGTAGGTGCTGATTATGTAGTAGAATCTACAGGTTTATTCCTTGATAAAGAAAGTGCTGCTGCTCACTTAAACGCCGGTGCCAAAAAAGTAATCCTTTCTGCTCCATCTAAAGACGATACGCCAATGTTCGTTATGGGTGTAAACCACAAAGAACTTACTGACGATATCAAAATTTTATCAAACGCTTCTTGTACAACCAACTGTTTGGCTCCTTTAGCTAAAGTAATCCACGATAACTTCGGGATCGTTGAGGGTCTTATGACGACAGTACACGCTACAACAGCGACTCAGAAAACAGTTGACGGTCCTTCAATGAAAGACTGGAGAGGAGGTAGAGCTGCTCTGAACAACATTATCCCTTCTTCTACAGGTGCTGCCAAAGCAGTAGGAAAAGTAATCCCTTCATTAAACGGAAAATTAACAGGTATGTCTTTCAGAGTACCAACTGTTGACGTTTCTGTAGTAGATTTAACCGTGAGAATTGAAAAGGCGGCTTCTTATGAAGAAATCTGTTCAGTAATTAAAGCGGCTTCTGAAGGTGAATTGAAAGGAATTTTAGGATACACTGAAGATGCAGTGGTTTCTCAGGATTTCGTAGGAGATAAGAGAACTTCTATCTTCGATAAAGATGCCGGTATCATGCTTTCTCCAAACTTTGTAAAACTTGTTTCTTGGTATGACAATGAAATGGGGTATTCCAACAAACTGGTAGATATGCTTGTACACGCTGCTTCTTTGTAA
- the pfkA gene encoding 6-phosphofructokinase yields MKESAVKKIAVLTSGGDAPGMNAALRAVVRTANYYNIECYGVREGYNGLIHDDFLKMGPRSVKNIINQGGTILKSARSAEFRTKEGRQKAYDNCLKLGIDGLVCIGGDGTFTGAKIFNEEFGIRVIGVPGTIDNDIFGTDNTIGYDTALNTAMDAIDKIRDTATSHNRVFFVEVMGRDAGFIALNSGLATGALDILIPEKKDSIDELFTKFRSAEKTGKASSIVVVAEGEKLANVYELAEKTKQTFPDYDIRVAILGHMQRGGSPSCADRVLASRLGYGAVTGLMEGKTNVMAGMRSNDVVYTAIEEAIKKHNEINKDLLLISEILAI; encoded by the coding sequence ATGAAAGAGAGTGCTGTAAAAAAAATTGCAGTTCTTACTTCAGGAGGTGACGCTCCGGGTATGAATGCGGCATTAAGGGCGGTAGTGAGAACCGCAAACTATTATAATATTGAATGCTACGGAGTAAGGGAAGGCTATAACGGCCTTATCCATGATGATTTCCTTAAAATGGGTCCCCGTTCCGTAAAAAATATAATCAACCAGGGTGGAACCATTCTAAAGTCTGCCAGATCCGCTGAATTCAGAACTAAAGAAGGCCGTCAGAAAGCGTATGACAACTGCTTAAAGCTGGGAATAGACGGATTGGTATGTATTGGAGGAGACGGAACATTCACAGGTGCAAAAATCTTTAATGAAGAATTCGGAATCAGAGTGATTGGAGTACCGGGAACTATCGACAATGATATTTTCGGAACGGATAATACCATCGGATATGATACTGCACTGAATACTGCAATGGATGCCATTGATAAAATCCGTGATACAGCAACATCCCACAACAGAGTTTTCTTTGTGGAGGTAATGGGCCGTGATGCCGGTTTTATTGCTTTAAACAGCGGATTGGCCACAGGAGCACTGGATATTTTAATTCCAGAGAAAAAAGATAGCATTGATGAGCTTTTCACGAAATTCAGAAGTGCAGAGAAAACCGGAAAAGCATCCAGTATTGTAGTGGTAGCGGAAGGTGAAAAACTAGCCAACGTTTATGAACTTGCAGAAAAAACAAAACAGACCTTCCCTGACTATGACATTCGTGTAGCGATTTTGGGACATATGCAGAGAGGAGGTTCTCCAAGCTGTGCAGACCGGGTGCTGGCAAGCAGATTAGGCTACGGTGCAGTCACTGGATTAATGGAAGGAAAAACCAATGTAATGGCAGGAATGCGTTCCAATGATGTGGTGTATACCGCTATTGAAGAAGCCATTAAAAAACATAACGAAATCAATAAAGATCTTTTACTGATTTCCGAAATTTTAGCAATCTAA
- a CDS encoding TIGR03915 family putative DNA repair protein, with amino-acid sequence MTTLLYDGSFDGLFTAIFEVFEYRYKDVDIVSKDRFHQENIFADIHEVITQHEKAERVLNKLEQNIGRQGIHQLLKVYLSEDSELEQLILSAVKQSVQHPGENILQNYADPDMLKISKINKSVGRESHRMTAFVRFEKMQDGVYFAKTDPDFDVLPLIRKHFKDRYRDQKWMIYDLRRNYGILYDMENCDFFYPEKKLDLHQYRQKFHDEEQNYQTLWQRYFTRTNITERKNLKLHTQHVPKRYWKYLTEKW; translated from the coding sequence ATGACTACACTCCTCTACGACGGAAGTTTTGACGGCCTTTTCACCGCGATATTTGAAGTTTTCGAATACCGTTATAAAGATGTGGACATTGTAAGCAAGGACAGATTCCATCAGGAAAATATATTTGCAGACATTCACGAAGTTATTACCCAACATGAAAAAGCAGAACGTGTTTTAAATAAACTGGAACAGAATATAGGCAGACAGGGAATTCATCAGCTGCTGAAAGTTTATTTGTCTGAAGATTCCGAACTGGAACAGTTGATTTTATCCGCAGTGAAACAGTCTGTTCAGCATCCGGGAGAAAATATTCTTCAAAACTATGCAGATCCGGATATGCTGAAAATTTCAAAAATCAATAAATCTGTGGGCCGGGAAAGCCACAGAATGACCGCATTTGTAAGGTTTGAAAAAATGCAGGACGGTGTTTACTTTGCAAAAACAGATCCGGACTTTGATGTTCTTCCACTCATCCGGAAACATTTCAAAGACCGCTACCGGGATCAGAAATGGATGATTTATGACCTCAGAAGAAATTACGGAATACTTTATGACATGGAAAACTGCGATTTCTTTTATCCTGAGAAAAAACTGGATCTTCACCAGTACCGGCAGAAGTTCCATGATGAGGAACAAAATTACCAGACGCTGTGGCAACGGTATTTTACCCGGACCAATATCACAGAAAGAAAAAATTTAAAACTGCATACCCAGCATGTCCCGAAACGGTACTGGAAGTATCTGACGGAGAAATGGTGA
- a CDS encoding DUF4846 domain-containing protein: MKKTISILTVAFMTSACSNDKAVSGSKTTMAGVAVAEKHVQINKDKNTLKERFSTPEGYTWSEEKPDSFGYFIENFKLKPYGSQILKYDGTPIATQDLHEAVFDIDTGTKDLQQCADAAIRLRAEYLYKAKRFDEIKFHFTSGDLVSWNDYKSGIRAFVKGNSVSFRKTAGFDDSYPSFRNYLDLIFNYAGTISLNKETKPVTKTSDLKTGDILITPGSPGHIVFISGVCRNQQGEKLFLLSEGFTPAQSIHTLSNPFDKNISPWYDLDVNEDETKTARYFFKPTNFRSF; encoded by the coding sequence ATGAAAAAAACTATTTCCATCCTCACGGTTGCCTTCATGACCTCAGCCTGCAGCAATGACAAAGCCGTGTCAGGAAGTAAAACTACAATGGCCGGCGTAGCTGTTGCTGAAAAACATGTTCAGATCAATAAAGATAAAAATACTTTAAAAGAAAGATTTTCTACACCTGAAGGCTACACCTGGAGTGAGGAAAAACCTGATTCCTTTGGATATTTCATTGAAAACTTTAAACTGAAACCTTACGGCAGCCAGATCCTGAAATACGACGGGACACCTATCGCTACACAGGACCTTCATGAAGCTGTATTTGATATTGATACAGGAACCAAAGACCTGCAGCAGTGTGCTGATGCCGCCATCCGCCTGAGAGCGGAATACCTGTATAAAGCCAAAAGGTTTGATGAGATTAAATTTCATTTTACAAGCGGAGATCTGGTTTCATGGAACGATTACAAGAGCGGTATCCGGGCTTTCGTCAAGGGAAATTCCGTCAGTTTCAGAAAGACGGCCGGTTTTGATGATTCTTACCCGAGTTTCAGGAATTATCTTGATCTGATCTTTAATTATGCCGGAACCATTTCATTAAACAAAGAAACAAAACCGGTCACCAAAACTTCAGATCTTAAAACGGGTGATATTCTCATCACACCGGGAAGTCCCGGGCATATTGTTTTTATTTCCGGGGTATGCAGGAATCAACAAGGGGAAAAGTTATTTTTATTAAGCGAAGGCTTTACTCCTGCCCAATCTATCCATACTCTTTCCAATCCTTTTGATAAAAATATTTCGCCGTGGTACGATCTAGATGTAAATGAGGATGAAACAAAAACTGCGAGATATTTTTTCAAGCCTACAAATTTCAGGAGCTTTTAA
- a CDS encoding putative DNA modification/repair radical SAM protein, translating to MNFERLKEKLEILADAAKYDVSCSSSGGTRKNKKGGLGDSSASGICHTYTEDGRCVSLLKILLTNHCIYDCAYCVSRSSNDIKRAAFTVEEVVDLTINFYRRNYIEGLFLSSGIFKNADTTMERLVRVAKKLRLEENFNGYIHLKSIPGASDELMQEAALYADRLSVNLEIPTESGLKLLAPEKNRQDMLNPMKYIQNGIAQYKDEKKIFRKVPKFAPAGQSTQVIVGATQENDLQIIKVADHFYKNFSLKRVYYSGYVPVLEDKRLPALTTEVPMLRENRLYQSDWLMRFYGFKAEEILDPDMPFLDLEVDPKLSWALRHLHQFPVNLQTADYQMILRIPGIGVKTAQKIVQARRFQVLNMDHLKKLGAAVNRAKYFIDFNAGNAYLKYLTDKNFRKLLVGGSSSKFHNQFSQQLSLF from the coding sequence ATGAACTTTGAACGTCTGAAAGAAAAGCTTGAGATCCTTGCTGATGCCGCGAAATATGATGTTTCCTGTTCATCCAGCGGAGGAACCAGAAAGAACAAAAAAGGTGGCCTGGGAGACAGCTCTGCAAGCGGGATTTGTCATACCTATACGGAAGACGGGCGGTGTGTTTCCCTGCTTAAAATACTCCTGACCAATCACTGCATCTACGATTGCGCCTATTGTGTATCAAGAAGCTCCAATGATATCAAAAGAGCAGCTTTCACAGTAGAAGAAGTGGTGGATTTAACGATTAATTTTTACAGAAGGAATTATATTGAAGGACTTTTCCTGAGTTCCGGTATTTTCAAAAATGCGGACACCACGATGGAACGTCTCGTGAGGGTAGCCAAAAAACTTAGGCTGGAAGAAAATTTCAACGGTTACATTCACTTAAAATCTATTCCCGGAGCCAGCGATGAGCTGATGCAGGAGGCTGCTTTGTATGCAGACCGGCTCTCCGTAAACCTTGAGATCCCTACGGAAAGCGGACTGAAACTACTGGCTCCTGAAAAAAACCGTCAGGATATGCTGAACCCTATGAAGTATATCCAAAACGGAATTGCCCAATATAAAGATGAAAAGAAAATTTTCCGAAAAGTTCCGAAGTTCGCTCCGGCAGGACAATCTACACAGGTGATTGTGGGAGCCACCCAGGAAAACGATCTGCAGATCATCAAAGTAGCGGATCATTTTTACAAAAACTTCAGCCTGAAAAGAGTCTATTACTCCGGGTATGTTCCTGTTCTGGAAGATAAAAGACTGCCCGCCCTGACAACAGAGGTTCCCATGCTTCGTGAAAACCGGCTGTATCAATCGGACTGGCTGATGAGATTTTACGGTTTTAAAGCAGAGGAAATCCTGGATCCGGATATGCCGTTCCTGGATCTGGAAGTTGATCCCAAACTCAGCTGGGCACTGAGACATCTCCATCAGTTTCCGGTTAACCTTCAGACCGCCGATTATCAGATGATTTTAAGAATTCCGGGCATCGGGGTAAAAACCGCGCAAAAGATCGTTCAGGCCAGACGTTTCCAGGTTTTAAATATGGATCATTTGAAAAAACTGGGCGCCGCTGTCAACCGTGCAAAATATTTTATTGATTTTAATGCCGGGAATGCCTATTTGAAATATTTAACGGATAAAAATTTCAGAAAGCTCCTGGTAGGTGGAAGCTCTTCTAAATTTCACAATCAGTTTTCACAACAGCTGAGTTTGTTTTAA